The following proteins are encoded in a genomic region of Gemmatimonadota bacterium:
- a CDS encoding carbonic anhydrase — MTGSAEALERLREGNRRFAAGDWSGAAPAAEARRAELVDGQKPFAIVLGCSDSRVPPEIVLGQGLGDLFVIRVAGNVATPALVGSVEFAVEAFGTRLVVVLGHSDCGAVAATLESLERPGEARSPNLRSIVDRIRPSVEPLMLSDLRDDRRALLDAAGRAHIRASAEHLMRGSDTLARLIAEDGLAVVGAEYSLETGLVDFFG; from the coding sequence TTGACGGGCTCCGCCGAGGCGCTGGAGCGCCTGCGCGAAGGCAACCGCCGCTTCGCCGCCGGCGACTGGAGCGGAGCGGCGCCGGCAGCGGAGGCCCGCCGGGCCGAGCTCGTGGACGGACAGAAGCCCTTCGCGATCGTGCTCGGGTGCTCGGACTCGCGCGTGCCGCCGGAGATCGTGCTCGGCCAGGGCCTGGGCGACCTGTTCGTGATTCGCGTCGCCGGCAACGTCGCCACGCCGGCGCTCGTCGGCAGCGTCGAGTTCGCGGTCGAGGCGTTCGGCACGCGCCTGGTCGTGGTGCTGGGACACTCCGACTGCGGCGCGGTCGCCGCCACGCTGGAGTCGCTCGAACGGCCGGGAGAAGCCCGCTCTCCCAACCTGCGTTCCATCGTCGACCGGATCCGACCTTCCGTGGAGCCGCTCATGCTGAGCGACCTGAGAGACGATCGGCGGGCGCTGCTCGACGCAGCCGGGCGCGCGCACATACGGGCCTCGGCCGAACACCTCATGCGCGGGTCCGATACCCTCGCGCGACTGATCGCCGAGGACGGCCTGGCGGTCGTGGGGGCCGAATACTCCCTGGAAACGGGCCTCGTGGACTTCTTCGGTTAG
- a CDS encoding SDR family NAD(P)-dependent oxidoreductase, whose amino-acid sequence MDLHDRTVFITGSTAGVGASAARRLAARGARVLLHGRDEKRGEALLTDIAAAGGAAELISTDLSSLAAVRDLAEAVRERAPALDALVLNAGLARAPRETTAEGYERTFAVNHLAHFLLAHLLLDTLRAAAADREARIVVVASNAHRRADLRLDRVADPAGYDGWRAYANSKLANVLFAREAARRWADHGVTVNALHPGVLATRIWDRNRRPLWFIARLFKVFMESPDVGGAAVERLVAEPALGSVTGQYFDVMERAEPSLPGHHERLQAELWERSAGWVGLAD is encoded by the coding sequence ATGGATCTGCACGACCGCACCGTCTTCATCACGGGCTCGACCGCCGGGGTGGGCGCGTCCGCCGCCAGACGGCTCGCCGCGCGGGGCGCGCGCGTGCTGCTGCACGGGCGGGACGAGAAGCGCGGAGAGGCCCTGCTGACCGACATCGCCGCCGCCGGCGGCGCCGCCGAGCTCATTTCCACCGACCTGTCCTCGCTCGCCGCCGTCCGCGACCTGGCGGAGGCGGTACGCGAGCGGGCCCCGGCGCTGGACGCGCTCGTGCTCAACGCCGGCCTGGCGCGTGCGCCCCGCGAGACCACCGCCGAGGGCTACGAGCGCACCTTCGCCGTGAACCATCTCGCGCACTTCCTCCTCGCGCACCTGCTGCTGGACACGCTGCGCGCGGCGGCGGCGGATCGGGAGGCGAGGATCGTCGTCGTCGCCTCCAACGCCCACCGCCGCGCGGACCTCCGGCTGGACCGCGTCGCCGACCCGGCCGGCTACGACGGCTGGCGGGCCTACGCCAACTCGAAGCTCGCCAACGTGCTCTTCGCGCGGGAGGCCGCGCGCCGCTGGGCCGACCACGGCGTCACCGTCAACGCGCTGCACCCGGGCGTGCTGGCCACCCGCATCTGGGACCGCAACCGGCGCCCGCTGTGGTTCATCGCGCGCCTGTTCAAGGTCTTCATGGAGTCGCCCGACGTGGGCGGCGCGGCGGTCGAGCGGCTCGTCGCGGAACCCGCCCTCGGGTCCGTGACAGGACAGTACTTCGACGTCATGGAGCGCGCCGAGCCGAGCCTGCCTGGACACCACGAAAGGCTGCAGGCCGAGCTGTGGGAACGGAGCGCCGGGTGGGTCGGACTTGCCGACTAG
- a CDS encoding error-prone DNA polymerase, which yields MSIPYVELRNHSAFSFGDGAVTPEALAARAAALGYDTVGLTDSADLGGAIRFGLECARQGIRAVVGAELKVDGHPAAFLARDLEGWRNLAALVTRARIGHWDWWRKDGEDADAEQHAGPHAPGRAWAHARSDRRRPGEVGAPPKQALVRRGYAGVSWDDVAERSAGLVALTGPPSGEIGYLLHRGRPHEAGRTLARWREAFGQRLAVEVQRHNVSGGEAALAGALKALAEEQRVPWVVTNDARYLDGSSRLVHDLLTALRSDVCVDTAASWGLLHPNGEWRLKSPQEMASLWRGHERGLEESARIAGECAFSLRWLAPPLPHFPCPDGKDDDAYLRELTYAGARTRWGDLDERQCGQLDHELGVIARLGFAGFFLVMWDAVRFARARGILCQGRGSAANSAVAYCLGITAVDPVRHGLLFERFLSEARTDGLTEAPDIDVDFEMERREEVLDYMYRTWGRRRAAITCTTLTYRAPSALQDVMRGLGYPAEQTFNLSKRLHRHDPDEGADYLAAELASKHGLDLSGSRGRALLAAMRAMQDLPRMRGTHPGGFVLSSIPLGETMPIEGTAMGRTIIQYDKDDLDAAGVPKFDFLGLGGLSVIHRAFDAIEARTGKRHELYELPTDDPRTYELIARGDTLGTFQIESRAQIASILQTQPGRLYDIVVQVALIRPGPIQARFVHPYTARRRGEEEVTYRHPDLEPILRRTYGIPIFQEQAMALSMALGGFSAAEADELRRAMGHQKKLPKLTAALEKLKARIAARGVDPGVAGEIVDDLYSFANYGFPESHAWSFGLIAYATAWLKANYPTEFLLGLLNSWPMGFYPPATLVHDARRHGAIVLPPCMKRGDWECTTEPIALDHPAALATRTEQEAYREGLAREADLLVDLDARGSGRRAGSRAASLAAKHAAIGATRVSERLAPGYVGFDPEPEEGDGPPLALRVGWRYIRGLGERARDALRAATEEGPFASTEDAVRRARLTRHDGLHIARSGAFEAFHPGRRRAAWQALRSAGDTLPLAPARRELPKGLATGIDGPLPFDPAELEGDELVLLDYLATGICTHGHPMHAVRDRLDAAGVMDSRALRELRGGEWVTVAGLVVIRQRPATAKGTVFLLMEDEAGFINVIVSKPLVERYREIVSHAPFVIAEGRFERQERVINVVGKRFRTLDANAVSFRSRDFR from the coding sequence GTGTCGATTCCGTACGTCGAGCTACGAAACCACAGCGCTTTTTCCTTCGGTGACGGGGCCGTCACGCCGGAAGCGCTCGCCGCGCGCGCGGCGGCGCTGGGCTACGACACCGTGGGCCTCACGGATTCGGCGGACCTGGGCGGCGCGATCCGCTTCGGCCTCGAGTGCGCGCGCCAGGGCATCCGCGCGGTGGTGGGGGCGGAGCTCAAGGTCGACGGGCACCCGGCGGCGTTTCTGGCGCGCGACCTGGAAGGCTGGCGCAACCTGGCCGCGCTGGTCACACGGGCGCGCATCGGCCACTGGGACTGGTGGCGCAAGGACGGCGAGGACGCGGACGCCGAACAGCACGCCGGCCCACACGCTCCCGGCCGGGCCTGGGCGCACGCGCGCTCGGACCGGCGCCGGCCCGGCGAGGTCGGCGCTCCCCCCAAGCAGGCGCTCGTGCGCCGCGGATACGCCGGCGTGAGCTGGGACGACGTGGCCGAACGCTCCGCCGGGCTCGTTGCGCTCACCGGTCCACCCAGCGGCGAGATCGGCTACCTGCTGCACCGCGGCCGCCCGCACGAGGCCGGCCGTACGCTGGCGCGCTGGCGCGAGGCGTTCGGCCAACGACTGGCCGTGGAGGTCCAGCGCCACAACGTCTCGGGAGGCGAGGCCGCGCTCGCCGGCGCGCTCAAGGCGCTCGCCGAAGAGCAGCGAGTGCCGTGGGTGGTGACCAACGACGCGCGCTACCTGGACGGATCGAGCCGCCTCGTCCACGACCTGCTCACGGCGCTGCGCTCCGACGTGTGCGTGGACACCGCCGCGAGCTGGGGCCTGCTGCACCCCAACGGCGAGTGGCGCCTCAAGTCGCCCCAGGAGATGGCGTCGCTGTGGCGCGGCCACGAACGCGGCCTGGAGGAGAGCGCGCGCATCGCCGGCGAGTGCGCCTTCTCGCTGCGCTGGCTGGCCCCTCCCCTGCCCCACTTTCCGTGCCCGGACGGCAAGGACGACGACGCCTACCTGCGCGAGCTCACGTACGCCGGCGCGCGCACGCGCTGGGGTGACCTGGACGAGCGCCAGTGCGGCCAGCTCGACCACGAGCTGGGGGTCATCGCGCGACTGGGCTTCGCGGGCTTCTTCCTGGTCATGTGGGACGCCGTACGCTTCGCGCGCGCCCGCGGCATCCTGTGCCAGGGACGCGGCAGCGCGGCCAACTCCGCGGTCGCCTACTGCCTCGGCATCACGGCCGTTGATCCCGTGCGCCACGGCCTGCTGTTCGAGCGCTTCCTCTCCGAGGCCCGCACCGACGGCCTGACCGAAGCCCCCGACATCGACGTCGACTTCGAGATGGAGCGGCGCGAGGAGGTGCTGGACTACATGTACCGCACCTGGGGCCGCCGGCGCGCGGCGATCACCTGCACCACCCTCACCTACCGCGCGCCGAGCGCGCTGCAGGACGTCATGCGCGGGCTCGGCTACCCCGCCGAGCAGACCTTCAACCTGTCCAAGCGGCTGCACCGCCACGACCCCGACGAGGGCGCCGACTACCTGGCCGCGGAGCTGGCCTCCAAGCACGGCCTGGATCTGTCCGGCAGCCGTGGCCGCGCGCTGCTCGCGGCCATGCGCGCCATGCAGGACCTGCCCCGCATGCGCGGCACGCACCCCGGCGGCTTCGTGCTCTCCTCTATCCCGCTGGGCGAAACCATGCCCATCGAGGGCACCGCCATGGGCCGCACCATCATCCAGTACGACAAGGACGACCTGGACGCCGCGGGCGTGCCCAAGTTCGACTTCCTGGGCCTCGGCGGGCTGTCGGTCATCCACCGCGCGTTCGACGCGATCGAGGCGCGCACGGGCAAGCGGCACGAGCTGTACGAGCTCCCCACCGACGATCCGCGCACCTACGAGCTCATCGCCCGCGGCGACACGCTGGGCACGTTCCAGATCGAGAGCCGCGCCCAGATCGCCTCGATCCTGCAGACTCAGCCGGGTCGCCTGTACGACATCGTCGTGCAGGTAGCGCTGATCCGTCCCGGACCGATCCAGGCGCGCTTCGTCCACCCCTACACCGCGCGCCGACGCGGCGAGGAGGAGGTCACCTACCGCCACCCGGACCTGGAGCCGATCCTGCGCCGCACCTACGGCATCCCGATCTTCCAGGAGCAGGCCATGGCGCTGTCCATGGCGTTGGGCGGCTTCAGCGCGGCGGAGGCGGACGAGCTGCGCCGCGCGATGGGGCACCAGAAGAAGCTGCCCAAGCTGACCGCCGCGCTGGAGAAGCTGAAGGCGCGCATCGCCGCGCGCGGGGTCGACCCCGGCGTGGCCGGCGAGATCGTCGACGACCTCTACTCGTTCGCCAACTACGGCTTCCCCGAGTCGCACGCCTGGAGCTTCGGCCTGATCGCCTACGCGACCGCCTGGCTCAAGGCCAATTACCCGACCGAGTTCCTGCTCGGCCTGCTCAACTCCTGGCCGATGGGCTTCTACCCGCCGGCCACGCTCGTCCACGACGCGCGCCGCCACGGCGCCATCGTGTTGCCGCCGTGCATGAAGCGCGGCGACTGGGAGTGCACCACCGAGCCCATCGCGCTCGACCACCCCGCCGCGCTGGCCACGCGCACCGAACAGGAGGCCTACCGCGAGGGCCTCGCGCGCGAGGCCGATCTGCTGGTGGACCTGGACGCGCGCGGATCCGGACGTCGCGCGGGCAGTCGCGCGGCGTCGCTGGCCGCCAAGCATGCCGCCATCGGCGCCACGCGCGTCTCGGAGCGCCTGGCGCCGGGCTACGTCGGCTTCGACCCGGAGCCGGAGGAAGGAGACGGCCCTCCGCTCGCCTTGCGCGTGGGCTGGCGCTACATCCGCGGCCTGGGGGAACGAGCCCGCGACGCGCTGCGCGCGGCCACCGAGGAGGGCCCGTTCGCGTCCACCGAGGACGCCGTGCGCCGCGCCCGGCTGACCCGCCACGACGGGCTGCACATCGCGCGTTCCGGTGCCTTCGAGGCCTTTCACCCCGGCCGCCGCAGGGCCGCCTGGCAGGCGCTCCGCAGCGCCGGGGACACGCTCCCCCTCGCGCCCGCGCGCCGGGAGCTCCCGAAGGGTCTCGCCACCGGCATCGACGGGCCACTGCCCTTCGATCCGGCGGAGCTGGAAGGCGATGAGCTCGTGCTGCTGGATTACCTGGCCACGGGCATCTGCACGCACGGTCATCCCATGCACGCGGTGCGCGACCGGCTCGACGCCGCGGGCGTGATGGACAGCCGCGCGCTACGCGAGTTGCGCGGGGGAGAGTGGGTCACGGTGGCCGGGCTCGTGGTGATCCGGCAGCGCCCGGCCACCGCCAAGGGGACCGTCTTTCTGCTCATGGAAGACGAGGCCGGCTTCATCAACGTGATCGTGAGCAAGCCGCTCGTGGAACGCTACCGCGAGATCGTCTCGCACGCCCCCTTCGTGATCGCCGAGGGGCGCTTCGAGCGCCAGGAACGCGTCATCAACGTGGTCGGCAAGCGCTTCCGCACGCTGGATGCGAACGCCGTCTCGTTCCGCTCGCGGGACTTCCGGTAG
- a CDS encoding cytochrome c — protein sequence MIDPRSGVRSKAAAFLTSVVALLTLAPALAAQADAPPFTAEQAEAGSEAYRSECAMCHGLALEGTVAPPLVGNVFRTNWYAGDRTLGDLFDHIANSMPLAAPGSLTDGQYAAITAFLLERNGHPAGDEPLVADLEALDGYTLAPPEDAEEKEEGR from the coding sequence ATGATCGATCCTCGCAGCGGCGTGCGCTCGAAAGCAGCCGCGTTCTTGACGTCCGTAGTCGCGTTGCTCACGCTCGCTCCCGCTCTCGCCGCCCAGGCGGACGCCCCTCCATTCACCGCGGAGCAGGCCGAGGCGGGCTCGGAGGCATATCGGTCCGAGTGCGCCATGTGCCACGGCCTGGCGCTGGAGGGCACGGTAGCGCCGCCGCTCGTCGGAAACGTTTTCCGGACCAACTGGTACGCGGGCGACCGGACGCTGGGCGACCTCTTCGACCACATCGCCAACAGCATGCCGCTCGCCGCGCCCGGCTCGCTGACCGATGGCCAGTACGCGGCCATCACGGCGTTCCTGCTCGAGCGCAACGGCCACCCCGCCGGAGACGAGCCGCTGGTGGCCGACCTCGAGGCGCTGGACGGGTACACGCTTGCTCCGCCTGAGGACGCGGAGGAGAAGGAGGAAGGACGATGA
- a CDS encoding choice-of-anchor B family protein: MRGLSTRTTLGGMLALALSAGGAAHASGQDRVGSGVAVVGEDVVVLKPVPTRGAPHLMVFRHDGGEWALALRLEPAGGGMTGEGLGASMATSGSSVIAAAADPDGHWAFHDWRRGPNGTWSDAARVVLDPSVVVPDASAPLEVGRVFQILQPPQRTVAAGFGLAAAVRQDAQPVTVRVYSLSGANAGDWEPAGEVPLGTVTPVPVVPALGPDMLLVGVPTAGAGMVRVFRRADGGEWTEGATLAPADLDDAARFGAAIAVTEGRLFVGAPGLDGGRVFVFAQTAEAFEETTRLSAPADRGPDSFGAALAASEGELLVGDPGAEEGRGQVIRFALDDDIWRPAEAIPTPTVTEGDVFGSAVALGDAPGGLIGVAGAPGVWANLGAAFALTASGTTELEHGLMLSAVVPGAEVRCEEGVAAGFSCEEVDLQAYLTLDALGGGPGERVSDLWGWTDPETGREYALIGRTGGVVILDVTEPAAPVSLGIIEANASGARDVKVYADHMFFTGDGAGDHGLFVFDLARLRELSGPAGALEPDAVYEGFASAHNLIVDTESGFAFAVGASAGGETCGGGLHMVDIRQPKSPVFAGCYTDTNGLIWQGRTHDGQCVVYRGPDEEHQGKQLCFASNETALRIVDVTDKSNPVPISAADYPSRAYIHQGWLTDDQRYFYMDDEIDELTGKTDRTKTTIWDVSDLDDPVMAGVYLGPDNATDHNLYIKGDRMYQANYQAGLRVIDISDPLNPVEVGHFDTTPYEGEGSGFSGAWTAFPFFDSGTVVVTSMNEGVFILRPRRAVLIP, from the coding sequence ATGAGGGGGCTCTCGACGCGCACCACGCTCGGTGGGATGCTGGCGCTGGCCCTGTCGGCGGGCGGGGCCGCGCACGCGTCCGGCCAGGACAGAGTGGGCTCGGGGGTCGCCGTCGTCGGTGAGGACGTGGTGGTGCTCAAGCCCGTGCCCACGCGCGGCGCACCGCACCTCATGGTGTTCCGCCACGACGGCGGCGAGTGGGCGCTGGCGCTGCGCCTCGAGCCCGCCGGCGGCGGCATGACCGGCGAGGGGTTGGGCGCCTCCATGGCGACCTCGGGGTCCTCCGTCATCGCCGCCGCCGCCGATCCCGACGGCCACTGGGCGTTCCACGACTGGCGGCGCGGGCCGAACGGCACCTGGAGCGACGCCGCCCGCGTGGTGCTCGATCCGAGCGTCGTCGTACCGGACGCGAGCGCCCCGCTGGAGGTGGGCCGGGTCTTCCAGATCCTGCAACCGCCGCAGCGGACCGTGGCCGCGGGATTCGGGCTCGCCGCCGCGGTGCGCCAAGACGCCCAGCCCGTGACCGTGCGCGTGTACTCCCTCAGCGGCGCGAACGCGGGCGACTGGGAGCCCGCGGGAGAGGTGCCGCTCGGCACCGTCACGCCGGTGCCCGTGGTGCCGGCGCTCGGCCCCGACATGCTCCTGGTCGGCGTGCCGACGGCAGGCGCGGGCATGGTGCGCGTGTTCCGGCGGGCGGACGGGGGCGAATGGACGGAGGGCGCGACCCTGGCCCCCGCCGACCTGGACGACGCGGCGCGGTTCGGAGCCGCCATCGCGGTCACCGAGGGGCGCCTGTTCGTAGGCGCCCCCGGACTCGACGGCGGACGCGTGTTCGTCTTCGCCCAGACCGCGGAGGCGTTCGAGGAGACGACGCGCCTGTCCGCGCCCGCCGACAGGGGGCCGGACAGCTTCGGCGCGGCGCTGGCGGCGTCCGAAGGCGAGCTCCTGGTGGGCGACCCCGGCGCCGAGGAGGGACGCGGCCAGGTGATCCGCTTCGCGCTGGACGACGACATCTGGCGGCCGGCGGAGGCGATACCCACGCCGACCGTCACCGAGGGCGACGTCTTCGGGTCCGCGGTTGCGCTTGGGGATGCGCCCGGCGGACTCATCGGCGTCGCCGGCGCGCCCGGCGTATGGGCCAACCTGGGAGCAGCCTTCGCCCTGACCGCGTCCGGGACGACCGAGCTGGAGCACGGGCTCATGCTGAGCGCCGTCGTGCCCGGGGCTGAGGTCCGCTGCGAGGAGGGCGTCGCCGCCGGTTTTTCCTGCGAGGAGGTTGACCTGCAGGCGTACCTGACCCTGGACGCGCTGGGCGGCGGACCGGGCGAGCGGGTCAGCGACCTGTGGGGCTGGACGGACCCCGAAACGGGTCGCGAGTACGCCCTGATCGGGCGCACCGGAGGAGTCGTCATCCTGGACGTCACCGAGCCGGCCGCGCCCGTCAGCCTCGGCATCATCGAGGCCAACGCCAGCGGCGCCCGCGACGTGAAGGTGTACGCCGACCACATGTTCTTCACCGGGGACGGCGCCGGCGACCACGGGCTGTTCGTGTTCGACCTGGCGCGCCTGCGTGAGTTGAGCGGACCGGCGGGGGCGCTCGAGCCGGACGCGGTCTACGAGGGGTTCGCGAGCGCCCACAACCTGATCGTGGACACCGAGAGTGGCTTCGCGTTCGCGGTGGGCGCGAGCGCCGGCGGCGAGACCTGCGGCGGCGGGCTGCACATGGTCGACATCAGGCAGCCCAAGAGCCCCGTTTTCGCCGGCTGTTATACCGACACGAATGGGCTGATCTGGCAAGGCAGGACGCACGACGGCCAGTGCGTCGTGTACCGCGGGCCGGACGAAGAGCACCAGGGCAAGCAGCTCTGTTTCGCGTCCAACGAGACCGCGCTGCGCATCGTCGACGTGACCGACAAGAGCAACCCCGTGCCCATCTCGGCCGCGGACTATCCCTCCCGTGCCTACATCCATCAGGGCTGGCTCACCGACGACCAGCGTTATTTTTACATGGACGACGAGATCGACGAGCTCACGGGCAAAACGGACCGGACCAAGACCACGATCTGGGACGTGAGCGATCTGGACGATCCGGTGATGGCGGGGGTGTATCTGGGGCCCGACAACGCGACCGACCACAACCTGTACATCAAGGGCGACCGGATGTACCAGGCCAACTATCAGGCGGGGCTTCGGGTCATCGACATCAGCGACCCGCTCAACCCGGTCGAGGTAGGTCATTTCGACACGACCCCGTACGAGGGCGAGGGATCGGGCTTCTCGGGCGCGTGGACGGCGTTCCCGTTCTTCGACAGCGGCACCGTGGTCGTAACGAGCATGAACGAGGGAGTGTTCATTCTGCGGCCCAGACGCGCGGTGCTGATCCCGTGA
- a CDS encoding VOC family protein: MIYGAPDLEAAVSALEVRTGVRAALGGRHSAYGTHNALLALGPRVYLEILAPDPRRDAGVEPTLFGLDLLAEPRMVAWAASCSDLGERVASAADAGLHLGEVQSGARETSDGGVLRWRISDPYVRHCDGVVPFLIDWGETPHPAASAPGGLRLLGLRATHPNAAGAQAALDALGVDLDVSRGDAAALSAIIEGPVGKLELA; this comes from the coding sequence GTGATCTACGGCGCGCCGGACCTGGAAGCCGCGGTATCGGCGCTGGAGGTCCGCACGGGCGTGCGCGCCGCGCTCGGTGGGCGCCACAGCGCCTACGGCACGCACAACGCGTTGCTCGCGCTCGGGCCGCGCGTGTACCTGGAGATCCTGGCGCCCGACCCCCGCCGCGATGCGGGCGTCGAGCCCACCCTGTTCGGCCTCGACCTACTCGCTGAACCCCGCATGGTCGCGTGGGCCGCGAGCTGTTCCGACCTGGGCGAACGGGTCGCGAGCGCCGCGGACGCGGGCCTGCACCTCGGAGAAGTGCAGTCGGGGGCACGGGAGACGTCGGACGGAGGCGTCCTGCGCTGGCGCATCTCGGACCCGTACGTGCGACACTGCGACGGCGTCGTGCCGTTCCTCATCGACTGGGGAGAGACGCCACACCCGGCGGCCTCGGCGCCGGGTGGCCTGCGCCTGCTCGGCCTGCGCGCCACGCACCCGAACGCGGCCGGAGCCCAGGCGGCCCTGGACGCGCTGGGCGTGGACCTGGATGTCTCGCGCGGGGACGCGGCGGCGCTGAGCGCCATCATCGAGGGTCCCGTGGGCAAGCTGGAACTGGCGTGA
- a CDS encoding glycerol-3-phosphate dehydrogenase/oxidase, which produces MKRADMLDRLVGRAEPWDLLVVGGGATGVGVAVDAASRGYDVALVEQSDFGKGTSSRSTKLIHGGVRYLQQGNVPLVMEALKERGILRRNAPHLVSDLPFVVPNYLWWEAPFYGIGMKVYDALAGRYGFGSSANLSREETIARIPTIETEGLRGGVIYHDGQFDDARLLINLARTAAEQGAVLLNYARVVALTREAGLFLDGALVRDEEAGEEIQVRARLVINATGAFTDEVRRMDDAKAEPMVRPSQGVHVVLPREFLPGEAAIMVPHTDDGRVLFAIPWHGRVLVGTTDTPLDEVSLEPRPLAEEVDFILEHAVRYLTRDPRREDVLSVFAGIRPLVAAQDAPEGDTAKISREHQIHVSASGLMTVAGGKWTTYRKMAEDAVDHAAVIAELEPRECVTRTLNIHGHHANAERFGPLALYGADAPALQELLDERPGYAEALHPRLPVRTGEIAWGARHEMARTLDDALARRTRSLVLDARAAIEAAPTAARVLAEELERGDDWASAQAEEFRELALGYLPAES; this is translated from the coding sequence TTGAAGCGCGCCGACATGCTGGACCGCCTCGTCGGCCGGGCGGAGCCGTGGGACCTGTTGGTCGTCGGCGGCGGCGCCACGGGCGTCGGCGTCGCGGTCGACGCTGCGTCGCGGGGCTACGACGTGGCGCTGGTGGAGCAGTCCGACTTCGGTAAGGGCACATCGAGCCGCAGCACCAAGCTCATCCACGGCGGCGTCCGCTACCTGCAGCAGGGCAACGTGCCGCTGGTCATGGAGGCCCTCAAGGAACGCGGGATCCTGCGTCGCAACGCCCCGCACCTCGTATCCGATCTACCGTTCGTCGTGCCCAACTACCTGTGGTGGGAAGCGCCGTTCTACGGTATCGGCATGAAGGTCTACGACGCGCTGGCGGGTCGCTACGGGTTCGGCTCGTCGGCCAACCTGTCGCGCGAGGAAACCATCGCGCGCATCCCCACCATCGAGACCGAGGGACTGCGCGGCGGCGTCATCTACCACGACGGGCAGTTCGACGACGCTCGCCTGCTGATCAACCTGGCCCGCACGGCGGCCGAGCAGGGGGCCGTGCTCCTCAACTACGCCCGCGTCGTTGCGCTGACCCGCGAAGCGGGCCTGTTCCTGGACGGCGCGCTCGTGCGGGACGAGGAGGCCGGCGAGGAGATCCAGGTGCGGGCCCGCCTGGTGATCAACGCCACTGGGGCGTTCACCGACGAAGTGCGCCGCATGGATGACGCGAAGGCCGAGCCCATGGTCCGCCCCAGCCAGGGCGTCCACGTGGTGCTCCCGCGCGAATTCCTGCCGGGTGAGGCGGCCATCATGGTGCCCCACACGGACGATGGACGGGTCCTGTTCGCCATCCCGTGGCACGGGCGCGTGCTGGTAGGCACCACGGACACGCCGCTCGATGAGGTCTCGCTGGAGCCGCGACCGCTGGCGGAAGAGGTGGACTTCATTCTGGAGCACGCGGTTCGCTACCTGACCCGCGATCCGCGTCGAGAGGACGTGCTGTCGGTGTTCGCCGGCATCCGGCCGCTCGTCGCGGCGCAGGACGCGCCCGAGGGGGACACCGCGAAGATCTCGCGCGAGCACCAGATCCACGTTTCGGCTTCGGGGCTCATGACGGTCGCGGGTGGCAAGTGGACGACCTACCGGAAGATGGCGGAGGACGCGGTCGATCACGCGGCCGTGATCGCGGAGTTGGAGCCGCGCGAGTGCGTCACCAGGACGCTCAACATTCACGGCCACCACGCCAACGCGGAACGGTTCGGGCCGCTCGCCCTCTACGGCGCAGACGCACCCGCGCTGCAGGAGCTTCTGGACGAACGGCCGGGATACGCCGAAGCGCTGCACCCCAGGCTACCCGTGCGGACTGGGGAAATCGCGTGGGGAGCGCGGCACGAGATGGCGCGCACCTTGGACGACGCGCTGGCGCGGCGCACGCGCTCCCTGGTCCTGGACGCGCGCGCGGCGATCGAGGCCGCGCCCACGGCCGCGCGCGTGCTCGCCGAGGAACTCGAGCGCGGCGACGACTGGGCGAGCGCCCAGGCGGAGGAGTTCCGGGAGTTGGCGCTCGGCTACCTACCCGCGGAGTCCTGA
- a CDS encoding MerR family transcriptional regulator — protein sequence MSTYLIGQLARRAETTPETIRFYERRGLLRPPPRDASGYRRYGQQSLRELNAIRSWRKLGFSLDEITTVVEALRDGPSACDPVADVAREHVRELDGLIARLQSRRDALAGALDDCFGEGCRVDLDDLAEGGCLGPAVGAGEAVAGRLFPPPRSNAVGQTA from the coding sequence ATGTCTACTTACCTGATCGGGCAGCTCGCGCGCCGCGCCGAGACCACGCCCGAAACGATCCGCTTCTATGAGCGACGCGGGCTGCTGCGGCCGCCGCCCAGGGACGCCTCGGGCTACCGGCGCTACGGCCAGCAGTCTCTGCGCGAGTTGAACGCGATCCGCTCCTGGCGCAAGCTGGGCTTCTCCCTGGACGAGATCACCACGGTGGTCGAGGCTTTGCGCGACGGTCCTTCGGCGTGCGATCCCGTGGCCGACGTGGCGCGCGAGCACGTGCGCGAGCTGGATGGCCTGATCGCTAGACTGCAGTCCCGCCGGGACGCCCTTGCGGGCGCACTGGACGACTGCTTCGGAGAGGGCTGCAGGGTGGACCTGGACGACCTGGCCGAGGGCGGATGCCTCGGGCCGGCAGTTGGCGCTGGGGAAGCGGTCGCCGGACGGCTCTTCCCTCCGCCGCGCTCGAACGCGGTTGGCCAGACGGCTTGA